A section of the Malus sylvestris chromosome 17, drMalSylv7.2, whole genome shotgun sequence genome encodes:
- the LOC126610283 gene encoding uncharacterized protein LOC126610283: MDENSSALIEAILREQEEEEAQRYGKKLTQSGDPYAWQTVSYPKRNRKSSSKAIPADSNGGLHNGVGSSASDVFRPIELHSEERRRRVMEAQSAAVSGDAAPGGSKRNSDDDDGDNSDAEVAGAAVENGEVKKVKQKKPKKPKVTVAEAASKMDAGDLGAFLADITASYETQQDIQLMRLADYFGRAFAAVSPAQFPWLKTFKESSVAKLVDIPLSHISEDVYKISVEWIGQRSTESLGSFVLWSLDSILADLASHQGVAKGSKKAVQQAPLKSQVAIFVVLAMVLRRRPEVLISLLPVMRGTPKYEGQDKFPITVWLVAQASQGDLVVGLYSWVHFLLPILSSKSSSNPLCRDLILQSVERILAFPKARPILLNGAVRKGEHIVPPSALDLLMRVSFPAPSARVKATERFEAVYPTLKEIALAGSPGSKTMRQVTQQILKKSVKAVNEGIPDLSKEASGLFIWCLTQNPECYRQWDVLYLDNLDASVVLLKKLSDEWKENSVKHASLDPLRETLKSFREKNDKALAGGDDVARHSLLKDADKYCKQILGRLSQGHGCMKSMVLVSVALAVGAAVMSQNIQLEDLKKIAAMINFPPTL; encoded by the exons ATGGACGAGAATTCGTCGGCACTAATCGAAGCAATTCTCAGAGagcaagaggaggaggaggcacaGAGATACGGCAAGAAGTTGACCCAAAGCGGCGACCCTTACGCCTGGCAAACGGTTTCGTATCCGAAGCGAAACCGGAAATCCTCCTCCAAGGCGATTCCTGCGGATTCCAACGGCGGTCTCCACAACGGTGTCGGATCCTCCGCCTCCGACGTGTTCCGGCCAATCGAGCTGCATTCCGAGGAGCGCCGTCGGAGAGTTATGGAGGCCCAGTCCGCAGCCGTTTCCGGAGACGCCGCACCCGGCGGATCGAAGCGGAATTCAGATGACGACGATGGGGATAATAGCGATGCTGAGGTGGCCGGGGCGGCCGTGGAGAACGGCGAGGTGAAGAAGGTGAAGCAGAAGAAGCCGAAGAAGCCGAAGGTGACGGTGGCGGAGGCGGCGTCGAAAATGGACGCCGGTGATCTCGGCGCCTTTCTGGCAGATATAACT GCATCGTATGAAACACAGCAGGACATACAGCTTATGCGTTTGGCGGATTATTTCGGCCGAGCATTTGCGGCGGTCAGTCCGGCACAATTTCCGTGGTTGAAGACGTTCAAGGAATCTTCTGTGGCAAAGCTGGTTGAT ATCCCTCTTTCGCATATATCTGAAGATGTTTACAAGATATCGGTTGAATGGATCGGCCAGCGCTCTACTGAATCGCTTGGATCATTCGTGCTATGGTCGTTGGACAGCATTCTTGCTGACCTTGCAAGTCATCAAGGAGTAGCCAAGGGATCCAAAAAGGCGGTCCAGCAAGCACCTTTAAAGTCTCAG GTTGCCATATTCGTGGTTTTAGCAATGGTATTGCGACGAAGACCTGAAGTACTGATTAGTTTACTACCTGTGATGAGGGGAACTCCGAAATATGAAGGCCAAGATAAGTTTCCAATCACAGTTTGGCTGGTTGCACAG GCTTCTCAAGGAGATCTGGTTGTGGGGTTGTACTCGTGGGTGCATTTTCTCTTGCCTATATTGAGTAGCAAGTCAAGTAGTAATCCTCTGTGTAGAGATTTAATTTTGCAGTCTGTGGAAAG AATTTTGGCTTTTCCGAAAGCCCGTCCAATTCTGTTAAACGGTGCTGTCAGAAAGGGGGAGCACATAGTGCCACCATCAGCCCTTGATCTCTTGATGAGAGTCTCTTTTCCAGCACCTTCTGCCCGAGTTAAG GCAACTGAGAGGTTTGAAGCTGTTTATCCAACCTTGAAAGAGATCGCCCTTGCTGGTTCCCCAGGAAGCAAAACAATGAGGCAAGTCACACAGCAGATATTAAAGAAATCAGTTAAAGCTGTTAATGAAG GCATCCCTGATCTGTCTAAGGAAGCAAGTGGCTTATTTATTTGGTGTTTGACGCAAAACCCTGAATGTTACAGGCAATGG GACGTACTTTATCTGGACAATCTCGATGCAAGCGTTGTTCTCCTGAAAAAGCTATCTGACGAGTGGAAGGAGAACTCTGTTAAACATGCTTCTCTTGACCCCTTGAGGGAAACTTTAAAGAGTTTCAGGGAGAAG AATGATAAGGCATTGGCAGGGGGGGATGATGTTGCCCGCCATTCACTGTTGAAGGATGCAGACAAATATTGCAAACAGATTTTGGGACGATTGTCGCAAGGCCATGGATGCATGAAGAGCATGGTGCTTGTTTCTGTTGCCCTGGCTGTGGGTGCTGCGGTCATGTCCCAAAACATACAACTCGAGGACCTCAAGAAAATTGCAGCCATGATTAACTTTCCCCCAACTCTCTAA
- the LOC126612175 gene encoding uncharacterized protein LOC126612175, translating to MLPLPPVDLKDVQQNLATHFRPWQRSFQFWVRAADIYTGYKVFQLRVSLVKDAKKQEEMWERQHEFAAEKIYAMCSDLGGFFLKVAQIIGKPDLAPAAWVKRLVPLCDHAPATPFDAVQLMLEMELGRNVGEVFERFDVDPLGSASIAQVHRARLRGDKSDVVVKVQHPGVQDLMMTDIRNLQAFAFYIQKTDVKFDLYSVTKEMEKQIGYEFDFMREADAMEKIRQFLYENNKKSPVLVPRLIRDIVTRRVIVMEYIDGIPILNLGDEIAKRGINPGGKIAVAAKQKILQSLTLAYGQMILKTGFFHADPHPGNILICKGSEVALLDYGQVKDLPDELRLGYANLVIAIADGDPIRASESYRELGIETLSKCENEQHELLKLAQTMFDTKLPPGVTMLQPFSEESSIKKIGVQAFPEELFSVLRTVHLLRGLSVGLGINYSCAEQWKPIAEEALFRAGRLKGRPIKARGRRRGLSRLFSRD from the exons ATGCTTCCTCTGCCTCCCGTTGATCTCAAAGATGTTCAGCAGAATCTAGCAACGCATTTCCGGCCATGGCAGCGCTCCTTTCAGTTCTGGGTTCGAGCTGCTGATATCTACACGGGCTACAAg GTGTTTCAGCTGAGAGTGAGTTTGGTGAAGGATGCGAAGAAACAGGAGGAAATGTGGGAGAGGCAGCATGAATTTGCAGCTGAGAAGATATATGCTATGTGCTCGGACCTTGGCGGTTTCTTCCTTAAG GTTGCCCAGATCATCGGGAAGCCAGACTTGGCCCCGGCTGCATGGGTCAAAAGGCTTGTTCCATTGTGTGATCACGCTCCTGCAACCCCATTTGATGCTGTTCAACTTATGTTGGAGATGGAGTTGGGCCGAAATGTTGGTGAAGTGTTTGAAAGATTCGATGTGGATCCTCTTGGCTCTGCCTCAATTGCCCAG GTTCACCGAGCAAGATTGAGAGGTGATAAGAGTGATGTTGTTGTCAAG GTGCAACATCCTGGAGTTCAGGATCTAATGATGACAGATATTCGCAACTTGCAAGCCTTCGCCTTTTACATACAGAAGACAGACGTCAAATTTGATCTATACTCTGTAACAAAGGAAATGGAGAAACAG ATTGGATACGAATTTGATTTCATGAGGGAGGCTGATGCTATGgaaaaaattagacaattttTGTATGAGAATAACAAAAAGTCTCCGGTTTTGGTGCCACGACTCATACGAGATATAGTCACTAG GAGAGTTATAGTTATGGAATATATTGATGGAATCCCCATCCTGAATCTGGGTGATGAAATTGCGAAAAGAGGCATAAATCCTGGTGGTAAGATTGCAGTAGCGGCAAAGCA GAAAATCCTCCAAAGTTTGACGCTGGCATATGGGCAAATGATTCTGAAGACCGGTTTCTTTCATGCCGATCCTCATCCAGGAAATATACTAATCTGTAAAGGCTCAGAG GTTGCCTTGCTGGATTATGGCCAAGTGAAAGATCTACCGGATGAGTTGAGACTTGGTTATGCTAATCTTGTCATTGCCATTGCTGATGGTGACCCTATTAGAGCATCTGAGAGCTACAG GGAACTTGGCATAGAAACCTTAAGCAAATGTGAAAATGAACAGCATGAATTGTTAAAGTTGGCACAGACAATGTTTGACACAAAATTACCCCCCGGAGTGACAATGCTGCAGCCTTTTTCCGAGGAatcttcaattaaaaaaattggagTTCAG GCTTTTCCAGAGGAGTTGTTTTCTGTACTTCGGACAGTGCACCTGCTGAGAGGACTTAGTGTTGGTTTAGGAATCAACTACTCATGTGCGGAACAATGGAAACCCATTGCAGAAGAAGCTTTGTTCCGTGCTGGGAGATTAAAAG GTAGGCCGATCAAAGCCAGAGGTCGTAGGCGTGGTTTATCGAGGTTATTTTCGAGAGACTGA
- the LOC126610286 gene encoding protein RSI-1-like: MAGRSSTSVLLLVSLLLLLAFSHVAEAYKTLPQSACTPRCKNRCSATSHKKPCMFFCEKCCAKCKCVPPGVVGNKQMCPCYNNWKTQEGRPKCP; this comes from the exons ATGGCAGGACGTTCCTCCACCTCCGTCTTGCTTCTGGTTTCTCTGCTTCTTCTCCTCGCATTCTCTCACGTAGCTGAG GCTTACAAAACGCTTCCTCAGTCAG CGTGCACACCGAGATGTAAGAACCGTTGCTCGGCGACATCGCACAAGAAGCCGTGCATGTTCTTCTGCGAGAAGTGCTGTGCCAAATGCAAATGTGTTCCTCCAGGCGTCGTTGGCAACAAGCAAATGTGCCCTTGCTACAACAACTGGAAGACCCAGGAAGGACGACCCAAATGCCcttaa